The Stigmatella ashevillena genomic sequence CATCAGCGCGAGTCGATCGGCACCGGCCACGGCGCTCAAGGCATCGGTCTTCATGCGCCGAACGTATAACCATCATGCGATGGCGGCGTCTACCGTGCGGCTCTGTCCCTTGGGACATTGCTCCTCATGATTCCTCACGGAGCTCCCGCCATGACTTCCATTCCCGCAGCGCATGATGTTCCGCTTCAGGGGCCTGCACACGCTCCCGCCATTCCGCTCGTTCTGCTCCTGGCCACGGGTGCTGGGCTGGCGGTGGCCTCGCTGTATTACAGCCAGCCGATGCTGGGTCTGCTCGGCGCCGATATCCACGCCAGTGACCGCGCCGTAGGCTGGGTGCCCACGCTCACGCAGTTGGGCTACGCGCTCGGCATCCTGTTGTTGGGGCCACTGGGTGACCGCTATGACCGGCGCCGCATCATCTTGGCCAAGGCCACGGTGTTGTGCGCCGCGCTGCTGCTGGCTGGGACGGTGCCTTCGATGGGCCCGCTGCTGGCCGCGAGCTTGGCGGTGGGTCTGGCCGCCACGTTGGCACAGGACATCGTGCCCGCCGCCGCCACGCTGTCGCCGGCCGCGCAGCGCGGCAAGGTGGTGGGCACGGTGATGACTGGGCTGCTGCTGGGCATCCTGTTGTCGCGGGTGGTGAGCGGCTTCGTGGCCGAGCACTTCGGCTGGCGTGCCATGTTCGTGGCCGCCGCCGCCAGCATCGCGTTGATGACCGCCGCGCTGTGGCGCGGCCTGCCGAGTTTTGCGCCGACCACGCGGCTGGCCTACGGCGCCCTGCTGGGCTCGCTCGCCTCGCTGTGGCGGCACCACGGGGCGCTGCGCCGTGCCGCCCTGGCGCA encodes the following:
- a CDS encoding MFS transporter, which codes for MTSIPAAHDVPLQGPAHAPAIPLVLLLATGAGLAVASLYYSQPMLGLLGADIHASDRAVGWVPTLTQLGYALGILLLGPLGDRYDRRRIILAKATVLCAALLLAGTVPSMGPLLAASLAVGLAATLAQDIVPAAATLSPAAQRGKVVGTVMTGLLLGILLSRVVSGFVAEHFGWRAMFVAAAASIALMTAALWRGLPSFAPTTRLAYGALLGSLASLWRHHGALRRAALAQGLLSMGFSAFWSTLAVMLRGEPFHLGAAAAGAFGLAGAAGALAAPVVGRIADRSGPERVTRLGAGLAAVSFALMGLLPWMPPQAQLALIVASAIGFDLGIQASLIAHQTIVYGIDPPARSRLNALLMVGVFIGMSTGAVLGSQALAVWGWKGVTWVAAAAAAAALAVRLRTSNPIHEGTCATARTSIS